A window of the Hordeum vulgare subsp. vulgare chromosome 5H, MorexV3_pseudomolecules_assembly, whole genome shotgun sequence genome harbors these coding sequences:
- the LOC123395529 gene encoding protein trichome birefringence-like 28: protein MPPASTSPSTAPAATKPPPRHPLGLDTLASTSRSLFAAGRRSPVTTLVCAIALLALIMYGEDARTIAELSIDDYLYPDADIYNVSGLAPIALPPPTCDLAHGRWVFDNESLPLYREKECTFLTKQVTCLANGRNDDTWQYWQWQPNNCSLPTFDARRFMERMRGKRLMFVGDSLNRNQWESLVCMVQSILSKGRKKIVKRGSLTIFHAKEYRATLEFYWAPFLVESNSDNPKIHSIEHRIIRPERIEGHAQYWRDVDYLIFNTYIWWMNTADMKVRRPDTRYWSEHDEVPRIEAYGRVLKTWSDWLNENIDPARTSVFFMTISPLHISPDKWGNPHGIKCAKETLPVLNYTEPLDLNHDMRMYDLVASTARSMKKVPVTLIDITRMSDYRKDAHTSVYSVRQGYLLTAKQKNDPEKFADCIHWCLPGVPDVWNTVLYTRIFSKSAPSSPPAIALPPPQ, encoded by the exons ATGCCGCCGGCCTCCACCTCGCCGTCCACCGCCCCGGCGGCCACCAAGCCGCCCCCGCGCCACCCCCTGGGGCTGGACACCCTCGCCTCCACCAGCCGGTCCCTCTTCGCCGCGGGCCGGCGGTCCCCGGTCACCACGCTCGTCTGCGCCATCGCCCTCCTCGCGCTCATCATGTACGGCGAGGACGCGCGCACCATCGCCGAGCTCTCCATCGACGACTACCTCTACCCGGACGCCGACATCTACAACGTCTCCGGCCTTGCCCCCATCGCGCTGCCCCCGCCCACCTGCGACCTAGCCCACGGCCGCTGGGTCTTCGACAACGAATCCCTCCCCCTCTACCGGGAGAAAGAGTGCACCTTCCTCACCAAGCAGGTCACCTGCCTCGCCAACGGCCGCAACGACGATACATGGCAGTACTGGCAATGGCAGCCCAACAACTGTTCCCTCCCCAC GTTCGACGCCAGGAGGTTCATGGAGAGGATGAGGGGGAAGCGGCTCATGTTCGTGGGGGACTCGCTGAACAGGAACCAGTGGGAGTCGCTGGTGTGCATGGTGCAGTCCATCCTGAGCAAAGGGAGGAAGAAGATAGTCAAACGGGGAtcgctcaccatcttccacgccaaGGAGTACCGCGCCACTCTCGAATTCTACTGGGCGCCATTCCTTGTCGAGTCCAACTCCGACAACCCCAAGATCCACAGCATCGAGCACCGGATCATACGGCCTGAGAGGATCGAGGGGCACGCCCAGTATTGGAGGGATGTGGACTACCTCATCTTCAACACCTACATCTGGTGGATGAACACCGCCGACATGAAAGTTCG GAGACCAGATACAAGGTATTGGTCAGAGCACGACGAGGTGCCGAGGATCGAGGCCTATGGCCGGGTGCTCAAAACATGGTCCGACTGGCTGAACGAGAATATCGATCCGGCGCGGACATCCGTGTTCTTCATGACAATTTCTCCTCTTCACATCAG CCCAGATAAATGGGGGAACCCCCACGGGATCAAGTGCGCGAAGGAGACGCTCCCGGTACTCAATTACACGGAGCCCCTGGACCTCAACCACGACATGCGGATGTACGATCTGGTGGCGAGCACGGCCAGGTCCATGAAGAAAGTGCCGGTCACGCTCATCGACATCACCAGGATGTCGGACTACCGGAAGGACGCCCACACGTCCGTCTACTCCGTCCGGCAGGGCTACCTGCTGACCGCGAAGCAGAAGAACGACCCGGAGAAGTTTGCCGACTGCATCCACTGGTGCCTTCCCGGCGTGCCCGACGTCTGGAACACGGTGCTCTACACCAGGATCTTCTCGAAATCAGCCCCTTCTTCGCCGCCGGCCATCGCCCTCCCGCCTCCCCAGTGA
- the LOC123395530 gene encoding DEAD-box ATP-dependent RNA helicase 35A-like, translating into MAAAAAKSDDEDNYEEYIPVAKRRAMETDRFRHQRLAKPAVPCPVSLPPPPPPPTNNSTPATKPSLLITSTLLKRAAPEITPTERLIQEEQKIDEEASYRTTLKPVGEIAKDITYTEPLHTGWKPPLRLRYMPRHKADELRRKWHILVEGDEIPPPARDFCDLRFPEPISRMLREKGIVQPTPIQVQGLPVALSGRDMIGIAFTGSGKTLVFVLPLIMVALQEEMMMPIVPGEGPFGMIICPSRELAKQTYDVIDMFLTPLKQAGFPEIRPLLCIGGVDMRTQLDVVKKGVHIVVATPGRLKDLLAKKKMNLDNCRYLTLDEADRLVDLGFEDDIREVLNHFKVKDNFKAPRQTLLFSATMPKKIQNFAMSALVKPVVVNVGRAGAANLDVIQEVEYVKEDARIIYLLECLQKTPPPALIFCENKADVDYIHEYLLLKGVEAVAIHGGKDQEERQGAIEFFKNGKKDVLVATDVASKGLDFPDIQHVINYDMPAEIENYVHRIGRTGRCGKTGIATTFINKNQTETTLLDLKHLLKEAKQRIPPVLAELVDPLEDAEAIAKASGVKGCASCGGLGHRIADCPKLEHQRSAAMAEKRDYYGGGGYRGEI; encoded by the exons ATGGCTGCCGCCGCTGCCAAATCTGATGATGAGGACAACTACGAGGAGTACATCCCCgtcgccaagcgcagggccatggagACTGATCGCTTCCGCCACCAGCGCCTTGCCAAGCCCGCCGTGCCCTGCCCCGTCTCCCTCCCACCGCCTCCGCCCCCACCCACGAACAACTCCACCCCCGCCACCAAGCCCAGCCTCCTCATCACGTCCACACTGCTCAAGCGAGCCGCCCCGGAGATCACCCCCACCGAGCGGTTGATACAGGAGGAGCAGAAGATTGACGAGGAAGCATCCTACCGCACCACGCTCAAGCCCGTGGGGGAGATCGCCAAGGACATCACCTACACTGAGCCGCTCCACACCGGCTGGAAGCCGCCGCTGCGGCTCCGCTACATGCCACGCCACAAGGCCGACGAGCTCCGACGCAAGTGGCACATCCTCGTTGAGGGCGACGAGATCCCACCGCCTGCCCGCGACTTCTGCGACCTCCGGTTCCCCGAGCCCATCTCCCGCATGCTCCGGGAGAAGGGCATCGTGCAGCCCACGCCCATCCAGGTGCAGGGGCTCCCCGTGGCGCTCTCCGGACGCGACATGATTGGCATCGCCTTCACCGGCTCCGGGAAGACGCTGGTGTTCGTGCTTCCGCTCATCATGGTGGCGCTGCAGGAGGAGATGATGATGCCGATCGTGCCTGGGGAGGGTCCCTTTGGGATGATCATCTGCCCATCACGGGAGCTGGCCAAGCAGACATATGATGTCATTGATATGTTCCTCACTCCGCTCAAGCAGGCTGGGTTCCCGGAAATACGACCGTTGCTTTGCATTGGGGGTGTAGACATGAGGACGCAACTCGATGTGGTGAAGAAGGGCGTACATATTGTGGTCGCCACACCTGGACGGCTCAAGGATCTTCTCGCCAAAAAGAAGATGAACCTTGACAATTGCAG GTATTTAACTTTAGATGAAGCTGACAGGCTTGTTGATCTTGGATTTGAGGATGATATTCGGGAGGTTCTTAACCATTTCAAGGTAAAAGATAATTTCAAGGCACCAAGGCAAACCCTTCTTTTTTCTGCCACTATGCCGAAGAAGATTCAGAACTTTGCAATGAGCGCCCTCGTGAAGCCAGTTGTTGTCAATGTTGGAAGAGCTGGAGCAGCAAATCTTGATGTCATTCAAGAAGTTGAGTATGTCAAGGAAGATGCCAGAATTATATACCTCCTTGAATGTCTTCAAAAGACTCCACCTCCAGCTCTTATCTTTTGTGAAAACAAAGCTGATGTTGACTACATCCATGAGTATCTTCTTCTAAAGGGTGTTGAAGCAGTTGCAATCCATGGAGGAAAAGATCAGGAGGAAAGACAGGGCGCGATTGAGTTCTTCAAGAATGGAAAGAAGGATGTTTTGGTAGCTACTGATGTTGCCTCAAAGGGTCTTGATTTCCCTGATATCCAGCATGTGATTAACTATGATATGCCCGCCGAGATAGAGAACTATGTCCACAGGATTGGTCGAACTGGTCGATGTGGAAAAACTGGAATAGCAACTACATTCATCAACAAGAACCAGACAGAGACTACGCTTCTTGACCTGAAGCATTTGCTCAAGGAAGCGAAGCAAAGAATCCCACCAGTACTTGCTGAGCTCGTTGACCCGCTGGAGGATGCTGAAGCTATCGCTAAGGCGAGTGGTGTAAAGggatgtgcatcatgtggtggccTTGGGCATCGTATTGCTGACTGTCCTAAGCTGGAGCACCAGAGGTCCGCGGCGATGGCTGAAAAAAGAGATTACTACGGTGGTGGAGGTTACCGAGGAGAAATATGA